From uncultured Roseateles sp., the proteins below share one genomic window:
- a CDS encoding ParB/RepB/Spo0J family partition protein, which yields MKTAAAALDTAWAVRLIPLSSIATREQVRTRNGFDKASISELAESIKTYGVLQPIVLQRDPEQDAGYVVLYGHRRFAAAQVAQLDAIPAIVSDSDPAGLTELQLTENLQRENLNLADTADAVRKLADLYGKPAEIAKRVNKSPAWVSKHLMLTSPKFDARVRTLLDSGATEDVELLNTLNQIAKHKEAEPVLRRLLDDVANNRAGRQKVRDALDQIKAAKPGQESAGSQDEPESSEGGEPGDENEDAGSKDHSELFGRIELTVDNDTFAKYQALGGAEWFLSAIAAASVKE from the coding sequence ATGAAGACCGCCGCCGCCGCCCTTGATACTGCATGGGCGGTGCGCCTGATTCCGCTGTCCAGCATCGCCACGCGCGAGCAGGTTCGCACGCGAAACGGGTTTGACAAGGCCAGTATTTCGGAGCTGGCCGAATCAATCAAGACCTATGGCGTTTTGCAACCCATCGTGTTGCAGCGCGATCCGGAGCAGGATGCCGGATACGTGGTGCTCTATGGCCATCGCCGCTTCGCCGCCGCCCAGGTCGCCCAGCTGGATGCAATCCCGGCCATCGTCAGCGACTCGGACCCGGCCGGCCTGACCGAATTGCAATTGACCGAGAACCTGCAGCGCGAGAACCTCAACCTGGCCGACACGGCAGACGCGGTGCGCAAGCTGGCCGACCTCTACGGCAAGCCGGCCGAGATCGCCAAGCGCGTCAACAAGTCCCCGGCTTGGGTTTCCAAGCATCTGATGCTGACTTCGCCGAAGTTCGATGCTCGAGTGCGCACGCTGCTGGACAGTGGCGCGACGGAAGACGTTGAGTTGCTGAACACGCTGAATCAGATCGCCAAGCACAAGGAGGCCGAGCCGGTGCTACGCCGCTTACTTGACGATGTAGCCAACAACCGCGCCGGCCGTCAGAAGGTGCGCGATGCGCTGGACCAGATCAAGGCGGCCAAGCCTGGCCAAGAGTCTGCAGGCAGCCAGGATGAACCGGAGTCCAGCGAAGGCGGCGAGCCTGGCGACGAAAACGAGGACGCCGGCAGCAAGGACCACTCCGAATTATTCGGCCGTATCGAACTGACCGTAGACAACGACACGTTCGCCAAGTATCAGGCACTGGGCGGTGCCGAGTGGTTCCTGTCCGCGATCGCCGCCGCCAGCGTCAAGGAGTGA
- a CDS encoding zonular occludens toxin domain-containing protein, translated as MPITLVTGLPGHGKTLYTLARWKDEAAKDKRPVFHNGIKELKLPGWQVWDPKDWENLPSGAIMVIDEAQFVFPIRGRGQPESWIERLAVHRHLGLDFVLITQEPMNMDSFVRRLVDRHFHIVRKFGTHWATIHEFVNGVRENVAKNRKGSIRHEWRFPKALFGLYNSAEQHTAKVRIPWRVWLLLACPVVFGVAAWMAWKGTHPDSHAKYEDQAQGQASGRPGPQTAPAPVQKTLTPLQYAEQFQPRVEGLPHTAPVYDEVTKPTQAPYPAACIASKVKCGCYSQQGTKLETPESLCRQIADGGFFVAWNQTVAQAVPYQQQGPGTQAQQPESSIISFGGDPKAHVVKSQR; from the coding sequence ATGCCCATCACCCTAGTGACGGGTCTGCCGGGGCACGGCAAGACCCTGTACACCTTGGCCCGGTGGAAGGACGAGGCCGCCAAAGACAAGCGGCCCGTGTTTCACAACGGCATCAAGGAATTGAAGCTTCCCGGGTGGCAGGTCTGGGACCCGAAGGACTGGGAGAACTTGCCCAGCGGCGCAATCATGGTCATCGACGAAGCGCAATTCGTGTTCCCGATCCGGGGGCGCGGACAGCCTGAGTCATGGATTGAACGCCTGGCAGTACATCGGCACTTGGGCCTGGACTTCGTCCTGATCACCCAGGAGCCGATGAACATGGATAGCTTCGTCCGCCGTCTGGTCGACCGGCACTTCCATATCGTGCGCAAGTTCGGCACGCACTGGGCGACGATTCACGAGTTTGTGAACGGGGTACGTGAGAACGTCGCGAAGAATCGCAAGGGCTCGATTCGGCATGAGTGGCGGTTTCCCAAGGCGCTGTTTGGCCTCTACAACAGCGCCGAGCAGCACACGGCCAAGGTACGCATACCTTGGCGGGTCTGGCTGTTGCTGGCGTGCCCTGTGGTGTTCGGGGTGGCGGCCTGGATGGCCTGGAAGGGCACGCACCCGGATTCGCATGCGAAATACGAAGACCAGGCGCAAGGTCAAGCGTCAGGACGGCCAGGGCCGCAGACGGCCCCGGCACCCGTGCAAAAGACCCTGACGCCACTCCAGTACGCGGAGCAGTTTCAACCGCGCGTAGAGGGCTTGCCGCATACCGCGCCAGTCTATGACGAGGTAACGAAGCCGACACAGGCGCCCTACCCTGCAGCCTGCATTGCCAGCAAGGTCAAATGCGGGTGCTACAGCCAGCAGGGCACAAAGCTGGAGACGCCTGAGTCGCTATGCCGGCAGATCGCGGATGGAGGGTTCTTTGTGGCCTGGAATCAGACGGTCGCCCAGGCGGTGCCGTATCAGCAGCAGGGGCCGGGGACACAGGCACAACAACCGGAATCCAGCATCATCAGTTTTGGGGGTGATCCAAAAGCACATGTAGTCAAGTCGCAGCGATGA
- a CDS encoding DUF2523 domain-containing protein, with the protein MPLFIAALLGGLVSAAGTLVGKVLISLGIGYVVYTGVDFSLEWIKLMINASFAGLPPQTMQIMSTLKLGSFAAVLFSALAARLALDGLTGGSIKRMVQK; encoded by the coding sequence ATGCCTTTGTTTATCGCAGCACTGTTGGGCGGCCTGGTATCGGCGGCGGGAACGCTGGTCGGAAAGGTGTTGATCAGCCTGGGTATCGGCTACGTCGTCTACACCGGGGTCGATTTCTCGCTGGAGTGGATCAAGCTGATGATCAATGCCAGCTTTGCGGGCCTGCCGCCTCAGACCATGCAAATCATGTCAACGCTGAAGCTGGGAAGCTTTGCGGCGGTGCTGTTCTCCGCGCTGGCTGCGCGCCTGGCGCTTGATGGCCTCACCGGAGGTTCAATCAAGAGGATGGTGCAGAAGTAG
- a CDS encoding virulence factor TspB C-terminal domain-related protein: protein MDRLARLIFAVLVWAAASSVWAYGEVGKASSWNCSLGGGGASPLEACGSALTAKGQSQYASPYYQPISVGAPVCGGYGPSDNSVQCSVDVSTAQGRQTVSAGAARVIACPSGSAPVAGSSTRCECSLGTAPGTGGKCQPYICPSPGSFNPITTPDQKVANVGPMCVNGCVANPASVKGAADGTLWATWPLKYTGGQCGGDVANGVATGTTSKGDAPTPCGANMCPGTVNGTSVCVACKDTTIPGPSQSASAPTGSTPAPIDGVPGAVSASKETKCTQSDCTTTTTYRDASGAVVGTKSDTKEQLSFCKENPDAPICKRGSFGGACAATTCDGDPVQCAVAQEVYKRNCELFDTKTPLSEAGVAAASGEARPAGHPGAAPDVMSMDLSARLNSTPIFGGSGGCPADMSIAMGAASVTLPFSNMCGVLTILGQIITGLSYLFAAFIVFRK, encoded by the coding sequence ATGGATCGTCTTGCGCGATTGATCTTTGCAGTTCTCGTGTGGGCCGCTGCATCGTCGGTCTGGGCTTATGGCGAAGTCGGCAAGGCGTCGTCATGGAATTGCAGTCTCGGCGGTGGCGGCGCCTCACCTCTCGAAGCCTGTGGCTCTGCGCTCACAGCCAAAGGGCAATCGCAATACGCCAGTCCGTACTATCAGCCGATCAGCGTCGGCGCACCGGTCTGCGGCGGCTATGGGCCATCGGACAATTCGGTGCAGTGCTCCGTCGACGTGTCCACGGCGCAGGGTCGGCAGACTGTGTCTGCGGGTGCGGCTCGCGTCATTGCCTGCCCAAGCGGGTCGGCACCGGTGGCGGGATCAAGCACCCGTTGTGAGTGCAGCTTGGGCACGGCACCGGGCACAGGCGGCAAATGTCAGCCCTATATCTGTCCATCGCCTGGCAGCTTCAACCCCATCACGACACCCGATCAGAAAGTCGCCAATGTCGGCCCGATGTGCGTGAATGGCTGCGTGGCGAACCCGGCCAGCGTCAAGGGTGCTGCAGACGGCACGCTTTGGGCGACCTGGCCGCTGAAGTACACAGGCGGGCAGTGTGGCGGTGACGTTGCCAACGGTGTGGCGACGGGAACAACCTCAAAGGGCGATGCGCCTACGCCTTGCGGGGCGAACATGTGCCCGGGCACGGTGAACGGGACTTCGGTCTGCGTGGCCTGCAAAGACACCACGATTCCCGGGCCGTCGCAATCGGCCAGCGCGCCGACTGGTTCAACGCCTGCCCCTATCGACGGCGTTCCCGGCGCGGTGTCGGCGTCCAAGGAAACCAAGTGCACCCAAAGCGATTGCACGACGACGACAACGTACCGCGACGCCTCCGGGGCGGTCGTGGGCACCAAGAGCGACACCAAGGAACAGCTGTCGTTCTGCAAGGAGAACCCGGACGCGCCGATCTGCAAGCGGGGATCGTTCGGCGGCGCCTGTGCAGCCACCACGTGCGACGGCGACCCGGTCCAGTGCGCTGTGGCGCAAGAGGTCTACAAGCGCAATTGCGAGCTGTTCGACACGAAGACACCACTCAGCGAGGCGGGCGTTGCGGCGGCCAGTGGCGAGGCCAGGCCGGCAGGGCACCCGGGCGCTGCGCCCGATGTGATGTCTATGGACTTGAGCGCTCGGCTGAATTCGACGCCGATCTTTGGCGGGTCGGGCGGCTGCCCGGCTGATATGTCGATTGCGATGGGGGCGGCGTCGGTCACGCTGCCGTTCTCGAACATGTGCGGGGTGCTGACCATCCTCGGGCAAATCATCACAGGCCTGTCGTACCTGTTCGCGGCCTTCATCGTCTTTAGGAAATAG
- a CDS encoding major capsid protein, whose product MNKQLRARLAVFNNVSAKQAVAAVVMLAGTGVAMAADSALDLAPINAAIATITSVGTAVFAVVVGIKTWKWIRSAL is encoded by the coding sequence ATGAACAAGCAACTGCGCGCCCGTCTGGCCGTGTTCAACAACGTCAGCGCCAAGCAAGCCGTCGCGGCGGTCGTGATGCTGGCGGGTACCGGTGTGGCCATGGCTGCCGATTCCGCTCTGGACCTGGCGCCGATCAATGCGGCCATCGCCACCATCACTTCGGTTGGCACTGCCGTGTTCGCCGTCGTGGTCGGCATCAAGACCTGGAAGTGGATTCGTTCCGCTCTGTAA
- a CDS encoding replication initiation factor domain-containing protein has product MRTVAAKPVMSGSKVKWTLEQIEQRNPGRVRADWLRFTVPLDAVIKSDRNLLDVTALDLMDQRGRDVVRQSRCADADPYTSAHMVSAAGARLIVELLGSITVGNVDEKGMDYYTAKTALMYEGEIVGYVLAGGSAKNASGMHQASTVHFNLFGSALIHIDANRMGGKLHDFIAESRGWITRIDLALDVWTGHQIEAVQSAYKAGQFDVRGKRPGQQEAGSWTAGHSRTFYVGSRATGKLFRAYEKGHQLFGPESGDPWIRYEVEFRSNHRIIDLSVLKRPGDVFAGAYGFCADLLEELDINAQAYRMPTQAEVADKTHEAQVVRNLAWFMNTAGATAATVFNLGGDLIAQVVETQSHRLPRRLRGIGEVGLRALYQKVADGFAPSFAPSFNGAA; this is encoded by the coding sequence ATGAGGACAGTTGCCGCCAAGCCGGTGATGTCCGGATCTAAGGTCAAGTGGACCTTGGAGCAAATCGAACAGCGCAACCCCGGCCGAGTTCGTGCGGACTGGCTGCGCTTCACGGTCCCGCTCGATGCGGTCATCAAGTCGGACCGGAATCTACTCGATGTCACGGCATTGGACCTGATGGACCAGCGGGGCCGGGATGTCGTTCGGCAGTCTCGCTGTGCCGATGCAGACCCCTACACCTCCGCGCACATGGTCTCGGCGGCTGGTGCCCGCCTGATTGTCGAACTGCTTGGATCGATCACGGTCGGCAATGTGGACGAAAAGGGCATGGACTACTACACCGCGAAGACCGCGCTCATGTATGAGGGCGAGATCGTTGGCTACGTCCTCGCGGGAGGCAGTGCCAAGAACGCATCCGGTATGCACCAAGCCAGCACCGTGCATTTCAACCTGTTTGGGTCGGCGCTGATCCACATCGACGCAAATCGCATGGGCGGCAAGCTGCATGACTTCATCGCCGAATCACGCGGCTGGATCACGCGTATAGACCTGGCGCTCGATGTCTGGACCGGTCATCAAATTGAAGCTGTCCAGTCAGCTTACAAAGCCGGTCAGTTCGATGTACGAGGCAAACGCCCCGGCCAGCAAGAGGCAGGCAGCTGGACCGCAGGTCACTCGCGCACCTTCTACGTCGGCTCCCGTGCCACCGGCAAGCTGTTCCGGGCCTATGAGAAGGGTCACCAGCTGTTCGGCCCTGAATCCGGCGATCCGTGGATCAGGTACGAGGTCGAGTTCCGCAGCAATCACCGAATCATTGATCTGAGCGTCTTGAAGCGTCCGGGCGATGTCTTCGCAGGTGCCTACGGCTTCTGTGCGGACCTGCTCGAAGAACTGGACATCAACGCGCAGGCCTACCGCATGCCCACGCAAGCCGAGGTCGCCGACAAGACACACGAAGCGCAGGTGGTGCGCAACCTGGCTTGGTTCATGAACACCGCAGGTGCAACGGCAGCAACGGTGTTCAACCTGGGCGGCGATCTGATCGCCCAGGTCGTAGAGACGCAATCACATCGCCTTCCCCGTCGCCTGCGTGGCATCGGCGAAGTCGGATTGCGCGCTCTTTACCAAAAAGTCGCGGACGGGTTCGCCCCCTCGTTTGCGCCGTCGTTCAACGGGGCTGCATAA
- a CDS encoding BON domain-containing protein — MNAIRKQSMTLLAVAAAALVLSACDRPVDTRAGVGQAVDAPATKPAAQMVNTAEQAKIALADAAITAKIKTELSEEPSLAALHIKVSTREGLVDLTGTAPDLVLRERATRVAATVKGVLSVDNHMVVSS, encoded by the coding sequence ATGAATGCAATCCGCAAGCAAAGCATGACGCTGTTGGCCGTGGCCGCAGCTGCCCTGGTGCTGTCCGCCTGTGACCGGCCGGTCGATACCCGCGCCGGGGTCGGGCAGGCCGTCGACGCTCCAGCCACCAAGCCCGCTGCCCAGATGGTGAATACCGCCGAGCAGGCCAAGATTGCCCTGGCCGACGCAGCCATCACTGCGAAAATCAAGACCGAACTGTCCGAGGAGCCCAGCCTGGCTGCGCTGCATATCAAGGTCAGCACCAGGGAAGGCCTGGTGGACCTGACCGGCACGGCTCCCGACCTCGTCCTGCGGGAGCGCGCCACCCGCGTGGCTGCCACCGTCAAGGGTGTGTTGAGCGTTGACAATCACATGGTCGTCAGCAGTTGA